In Anaerolineales bacterium, the following proteins share a genomic window:
- a CDS encoding PTS fructose transporter subunit IIC yields MDRKAIYRHLMSGVSYFIPFIVAGGVLISFAFLFDASNSGAASFGASNPVSAWLLTVGATTIGMMLPILGGYIAYSIADRPGLLAGVVVGLLARDGGSGFLGTIAGAFLAGWLINLLKKATKGLPRSFEGAKTLIIYPVVGTILVALGMIAINAFVTPLNGAVNGFLQSLSTGNAALLGAVIGAMAAFDVGGPVNKAAYLFSVATLTAADGSAVPSVAMGAIGAAAFAISGGCALATFLFPKKFSPELRDAGKPAAIMGLSFIAEGAIPFVIAHPKVVLPSIMIGAAVGGALAGMFGITLSAPIGGIFTIPLVNNIPLYLVFGAIGTIVAAVMMGMLLKDHQEAK; encoded by the coding sequence ATGGATCGAAAAGCTATCTATCGCCATTTGATGTCGGGTGTCTCGTATTTCATCCCGTTCATCGTGGCTGGCGGCGTACTTATTTCGTTCGCCTTCCTGTTTGATGCGTCCAACTCGGGTGCGGCCAGCTTCGGCGCCAGCAACCCCGTCTCGGCCTGGCTGCTGACCGTCGGCGCCACCACCATCGGCATGATGCTGCCCATCCTGGGTGGCTACATTGCCTACTCCATCGCTGATCGCCCCGGCCTGCTGGCTGGTGTAGTGGTGGGTTTGCTGGCGCGTGATGGTGGCTCCGGCTTCCTGGGCACCATCGCCGGCGCCTTCCTGGCCGGCTGGCTGATCAACCTGCTCAAGAAAGCTACCAAGGGCCTGCCGCGCTCCTTTGAGGGTGCTAAGACCCTGATCATCTACCCGGTGGTCGGTACCATCCTGGTGGCCCTGGGCATGATCGCCATCAACGCTTTCGTGACCCCGCTCAACGGCGCCGTCAACGGCTTCCTGCAGAGCCTCAGCACTGGTAACGCCGCCCTGTTGGGCGCTGTCATTGGCGCCATGGCCGCTTTTGACGTCGGTGGCCCGGTCAACAAGGCTGCCTACCTCTTCTCGGTGGCTACCCTCACTGCCGCCGATGGCAGCGCCGTGCCTTCCGTGGCGATGGGTGCCATCGGCGCCGCTGCCTTCGCCATCAGCGGTGGCTGCGCCCTGGCCACCTTCCTGTTCCCCAAGAAGTTCTCGCCTGAGCTGCGTGACGCCGGCAAGCCGGCCGCCATCATGGGCCTGAGCTTCATCGCTGAAGGCGCCATTCCCTTCGTGATTGCTCATCCTAAGGTGGTGCTGCCTTCGATCATGATCGGCGCGGCGGTGGGCGGTGCGTTGGCGGGTATGTTTGGCATCACCCTCAGCGCTCCGATCGGTGGTATTTTCACCATCCCCTTGGTCAACAACATCCCTCTCTACCTCGTCTTTGGTGCTATTGGCACGATTGTGGCGGCGGTGATGATGGGCATGCTGTTGAAGGATCACCAAGAAGCCAAGTAG
- a CDS encoding DinB family protein: MSLSNEALWRQYGAAIDELALVIADCPAELWQARLWNDHPDQWMAKGFSTFWYLGYHAIFWLDIHLFGTEEGFAPPAPYPLVEMQPHETLPAVLSKQALLDYLAICRQKCKDIVLNLTPEQAARVCSFPWGEPSYGELQLYNLRHLQEHAAQLKLFLGQQTGYQSQYVTRAEL; encoded by the coding sequence ATGAGCCTGAGTAACGAAGCGCTGTGGCGCCAATACGGTGCAGCGATCGACGAGCTGGCTCTAGTGATTGCCGATTGCCCTGCGGAACTGTGGCAGGCCAGGCTGTGGAACGACCACCCCGACCAATGGATGGCCAAGGGCTTCTCGACCTTTTGGTATCTGGGCTATCACGCCATCTTCTGGCTGGATATTCACCTGTTTGGCACAGAAGAAGGCTTCGCCCCGCCCGCGCCGTACCCATTGGTGGAGATGCAGCCACACGAAACTCTGCCCGCGGTACTCTCGAAACAAGCGCTGCTCGATTATCTGGCCATCTGCCGCCAGAAGTGCAAGGACATCGTGCTGAACCTGACGCCGGAGCAGGCCGCCCGCGTGTGCAGCTTCCCCTGGGGTGAGCCTAGCTACGGCGAACTACAGCTTTATAACCTGCGCCATCTGCAAGAGCACGCCGCGCAACTCAAGCTCTTCCTAGGCCAGCAAACCGGCTACCAAAGCCAATACGTCACCCGTGCAGAACTGTAA
- a CDS encoding class I mannose-6-phosphate isomerase → MADLKTSLTEAANALAAQLPTGLLVLDGMPGANINGLVDAIRQAAPSVTFQDVSQFYRSPQDIRNLLAPYLPMDRETDPELIFGRLFDQGYEPFFDSQALAAFLASVPADASTVLFGLGSAAAQPRHAAAAIAFVDVTPKDEAWRVFAGQYQCLGSNGEYDMDTTVRQTYFIDNELAVGLRKQLVQGGLIDHYLLDSSLSFSLLSGRSLQAVCEQLQARPLRAKPVYVEGVWGGQFLQRYRNVPKDLVDKVAWSFELIHTEASLLAQSGEHLIDIPFLTFMDAVAQGVIGPKLHARFGSYLPIRFNYDDTWHSNGNMSVQCHPNDAMARELYGDYAAQHEAYYVVLTGHGAATYCGFRSDADPHKFLELVRQSEKDSSLVDYQAYVHAIPSNVGRQILLPAGTVHASGRNQLVLELGTLTMSAYTYKMYDYTRMDITGKPRPLHTKLGEQALRFERDEKWVMENIAFEPRPFATGEGWRELLVGQHEEIFFETHRIEMETGSRYPGDNHGDFCVLTVVDGEAVRVQSVADPSKGYDAKYLDVILVPASLGRYEVIAQGKQPVVLHKAFVREDK, encoded by the coding sequence GTGGCTGATCTCAAAACTTCGCTTACCGAGGCTGCCAATGCCCTGGCTGCCCAGCTTCCCACCGGCTTGTTGGTGCTGGACGGTATGCCTGGCGCCAATATCAACGGCCTGGTGGATGCCATTCGCCAAGCCGCACCTTCCGTTACCTTCCAAGACGTTTCCCAATTCTATCGCTCCCCACAAGACATCCGAAATCTGCTCGCCCCGTATCTGCCCATGGATCGCGAAACCGATCCGGAGCTGATCTTCGGCAGGCTGTTCGATCAGGGCTATGAGCCCTTCTTCGATAGCCAGGCGCTTGCCGCCTTCCTCGCCAGCGTGCCGGCGGATGCTAGCACGGTGCTCTTCGGCCTGGGCAGCGCAGCCGCCCAGCCGCGGCACGCGGCTGCCGCAATCGCCTTCGTTGACGTAACGCCCAAAGACGAAGCGTGGCGTGTATTCGCCGGCCAGTATCAGTGCCTGGGCAGCAACGGCGAATACGACATGGATACCACCGTGCGCCAGACCTATTTCATTGACAATGAGTTGGCCGTGGGTTTGCGTAAGCAACTGGTGCAGGGGGGGCTGATTGACCACTACCTGCTTGACTCTAGCCTCTCGTTCAGCCTGCTCAGCGGCCGCTCCCTGCAGGCGGTGTGTGAGCAGTTGCAAGCGCGCCCGCTGCGCGCCAAGCCCGTATATGTCGAGGGTGTGTGGGGCGGCCAGTTCCTGCAGCGCTACCGCAACGTGCCCAAAGACCTGGTAGACAAAGTAGCCTGGTCGTTTGAGCTCATTCATACCGAAGCCAGCTTGCTGGCGCAGAGTGGTGAGCACCTCATCGACATCCCCTTCCTTACCTTTATGGATGCGGTGGCGCAGGGCGTAATTGGCCCCAAGCTGCACGCCCGTTTTGGCAGTTACCTGCCCATCCGCTTCAACTACGATGATACATGGCACAGCAACGGCAATATGTCGGTGCAGTGCCATCCCAACGACGCCATGGCGCGTGAGCTGTATGGTGATTACGCCGCCCAGCACGAGGCCTATTACGTCGTGCTCACCGGGCACGGCGCGGCTACCTACTGCGGCTTCCGCTCGGATGCCGATCCGCACAAGTTCTTGGAGCTGGTGCGCCAGTCTGAGAAAGACAGCTCGCTGGTGGATTACCAGGCCTATGTGCATGCCATCCCATCCAACGTGGGCCGCCAAATCCTCCTGCCAGCGGGTACAGTCCACGCCTCTGGCCGCAACCAGCTGGTGTTGGAACTCGGCACGCTGACGATGAGCGCCTACACCTATAAGATGTATGACTACACGCGCATGGACATCACCGGCAAGCCCCGCCCGCTGCACACCAAGCTGGGTGAGCAGGCCTTGCGCTTTGAGCGCGATGAAAAGTGGGTGATGGAGAACATTGCCTTTGAGCCGCGTCCTTTTGCCACTGGCGAAGGCTGGCGTGAGCTGCTGGTAGGGCAGCACGAAGAGATCTTTTTCGAGACCCATCGCATCGAAATGGAAACCGGCAGCCGCTACCCGGGTGACAACCACGGCGATTTTTGCGTGCTCACCGTGGTAGACGGCGAGGCCGTTCGCGTCCAATCAGTAGCAGACCCCAGCAAAGGTTATGACGCCAAGTACCTGGATGTCATTCTGGTGCCCGCCAGCCTGGGCCGTTACGAAGTGATTGCACAAGGCAAGCAGCCGGTAGTGCTGCACAAGGCCTTTGTAAGAGAGGATAAGTAG
- the rpsT gene encoding 30S ribosomal protein S20: MANIKSAIKRNRQNEKRRLQNRVYRSSANTFVRKANAAIAAGDVEQAKEATKVAVVALDKAAKKSIIHANNAARRKGNLMSKLHALETGK, encoded by the coding sequence TTGGCAAACATTAAATCTGCCATCAAGCGCAACCGGCAGAACGAGAAGCGCCGTCTGCAGAATCGTGTTTATCGCAGCTCGGCCAATACGTTTGTGCGCAAGGCCAATGCCGCCATCGCCGCGGGCGATGTAGAGCAGGCCAAGGAAGCCACCAAGGTGGCTGTGGTCGCCCTGGACAAGGCCGCCAAGAAGAGCATCATCCACGCCAACAATGCCGCTCGCCGCAAAGGTAACTTGATGAGCAAGCTGCACGCGTTGGAAACCGGCAAGTAA
- the argS gene encoding arginine--tRNA ligase: protein MFTAEKAAAEARILEFCRAASLPAPTLSWSQIPFAGEWGIATSLFQLASQEAKQSGQKINVPQRATQLAEQLAAELASLPGFTRVEAVKGYLNLYFDTAEFAGRVLTNVLSQAERYGWGEPKQQRVMLEFSQPNTHKAFHVGHLRNMILGAALSNILEAAGYEMVRANYIGDYGKDVMKWMWNYTRRHAGEQPPVKDVTRWMGDLYSESSRELEADPNGEAEIRTLFSQWEAEDKTVYDLWLQTRQWSLDGFNEIYAQMGIHFDRIYFESEMERLCKPIIDELIARQIAVDERAEGGTVVVKLDELLGLQEKYRVLVLQRSDGTSLYGAWDLALALQKFIDYALDQSIYVVDVRQSLHFTQVFKTLELAGHEALMQKVLHLPYEIVNLPGNVIISSREGVVVLLEELIEQATQRAAAIVAEKNPELDEATRLSVAQQVGLAAIKYPMLARETTKIATFDWEAALDFNGQAAPYIQYACVRANSILRKAAAEGAASAQQPPQHALEPSEIELIELISRLPDAIQRAANEHKTLHITNLTYELAKGFNDFYNQCPVLQTEEPQRSFRLALVAAARQAMRNGLALLGIVAPEVM, encoded by the coding sequence ATGTTCACTGCTGAAAAGGCCGCCGCTGAGGCGCGCATCCTCGAATTTTGCCGCGCCGCCAGCTTGCCCGCCCCCACGCTGAGCTGGAGCCAGATCCCCTTCGCAGGGGAATGGGGCATTGCCACCTCGCTGTTCCAACTGGCTTCGCAGGAAGCCAAGCAATCCGGCCAGAAGATCAACGTGCCGCAGCGCGCCACGCAGCTGGCCGAGCAACTGGCTGCCGAACTCGCCAGCCTGCCCGGCTTCACGCGCGTGGAAGCCGTGAAGGGCTACCTGAACCTGTATTTCGACACCGCCGAATTTGCCGGGCGCGTGCTGACCAACGTGCTCAGCCAAGCGGAGCGCTACGGCTGGGGCGAACCCAAGCAGCAGCGCGTGATGCTCGAGTTCTCGCAACCCAATACCCACAAAGCCTTCCACGTCGGCCACCTGCGCAACATGATCCTCGGTGCGGCGTTGAGCAACATCCTCGAAGCCGCCGGCTACGAGATGGTGCGCGCCAACTATATTGGCGATTATGGCAAAGACGTAATGAAGTGGATGTGGAACTACACCCGGCGCCACGCCGGCGAGCAACCGCCCGTCAAGGACGTGACGCGCTGGATGGGCGATCTCTACTCCGAATCCAGCCGCGAGCTGGAAGCCGACCCCAACGGCGAGGCTGAGATCCGCACGCTGTTCTCCCAGTGGGAAGCCGAAGACAAAACCGTCTACGACCTGTGGCTGCAGACGCGCCAATGGTCGCTGGATGGCTTCAACGAGATCTACGCGCAGATGGGCATTCACTTTGACCGCATCTACTTTGAGAGCGAGATGGAGCGGCTGTGCAAGCCGATCATTGATGAGCTGATCGCGCGCCAGATCGCGGTAGACGAGCGCGCCGAAGGCGGCACCGTAGTCGTCAAGCTGGATGAGTTGCTGGGGCTGCAGGAGAAGTATCGCGTGCTGGTGCTGCAACGCTCAGACGGCACCTCTCTCTACGGCGCCTGGGATCTGGCACTGGCGCTGCAGAAATTTATTGACTACGCCCTCGACCAGTCGATCTATGTCGTCGATGTACGCCAAAGCCTGCACTTCACCCAGGTGTTCAAGACCCTGGAGCTGGCCGGGCACGAGGCGCTGATGCAAAAGGTGCTGCACCTGCCCTACGAGATCGTCAATCTGCCGGGGAACGTGATCATCTCCTCACGCGAGGGCGTCGTGGTGCTGCTGGAGGAGCTGATCGAGCAGGCCACTCAGCGCGCCGCGGCCATCGTGGCCGAGAAGAACCCGGAGTTGGATGAGGCCACGCGCCTGAGCGTAGCCCAGCAGGTGGGCCTGGCGGCGATCAAGTACCCGATGCTGGCCCGCGAGACCACCAAGATCGCCACCTTCGATTGGGAAGCCGCGCTGGATTTCAACGGCCAGGCCGCCCCGTATATCCAATACGCCTGCGTGCGCGCTAACAGCATTTTGCGCAAGGCCGCCGCCGAAGGCGCCGCGAGTGCGCAACAACCGCCGCAGCACGCACTGGAGCCGAGCGAGATCGAGCTGATCGAGCTGATCTCGCGCCTGCCGGATGCGATCCAGCGCGCCGCCAACGAGCACAAGACACTGCACATCACCAACCTCACCTACGAGCTGGCCAAGGGCTTCAATGATTTCTACAATCAGTGCCCGGTGCTGCAAACCGAGGAGCCGCAGCGTAGCTTCCGCCTGGCCCTGGTGGCGGCGGCGCGCCAGGCGATGCGTAATGGTTTGGCGCTGCTGGGGATTGTTGCTCCAGAAGTAATGTAA
- a CDS encoding PTS fructose transporter subunit IIB — MKKLVGVAACPAGIAHTYIAAETLIKFAKQHGYDLKMETNGAGGVENRLTDEDIQEAEAIVLAVDTMVEMERFRGKPILTVSSSDAIHRGEQVIQQIVDGKAEVYNP, encoded by the coding sequence ATGAAGAAACTCGTTGGCGTGGCCGCCTGCCCGGCAGGCATTGCCCATACCTACATTGCAGCCGAGACCCTGATCAAGTTTGCCAAGCAGCACGGCTACGACTTGAAGATGGAGACCAATGGGGCAGGGGGCGTGGAAAACCGCCTCACGGATGAAGACATCCAGGAAGCCGAAGCGATTGTGCTGGCCGTCGACACCATGGTGGAGATGGAACGCTTCCGTGGCAAGCCAATACTCACCGTGTCATCTTCTGACGCCATTCATCGTGGCGAGCAAGTGATCCAACAGATCGTAGACGGCAAAGCCGAAGTCTACAACCCCTAA
- a CDS encoding NAD-binding protein translates to MSNSPTLGFIGLGLMGKPMAAHLLKAGFPLWVHNRSQAAVDELVAQGAHQAGSAREVAEHAEIIMTCLPDSPDVEGCVLGEDGILSGAQPGLIVIDHSTIKPATARHLAAALAARGMHFLDAPVSGGQIGAQNGTLTTMVGGDAAALETARPALAAFSKAITHIGGPGAGQVAKCCNQMMVAAQMAVMAELLILARKAEVDAQKVVAAIRGGAAQCWTLDNKPQLLFEGKRQPGFKAYMQVKDLGIVMETAKELGMPLPATAANTQLFNAMMALGMQDLDNSAIVGVMEQLAGVELL, encoded by the coding sequence ATGAGCAATTCCCCCACCCTCGGTTTTATCGGTCTGGGCCTGATGGGCAAACCGATGGCCGCCCATCTATTGAAGGCCGGCTTCCCGCTGTGGGTACACAACCGCAGCCAGGCCGCCGTCGACGAGCTGGTGGCCCAAGGCGCCCACCAAGCCGGCTCGGCTAGAGAAGTGGCCGAACACGCCGAGATCATCATGACCTGCCTGCCTGACTCGCCCGATGTAGAAGGCTGCGTGTTAGGCGAAGATGGCATCCTCTCCGGCGCACAGCCCGGCCTGATCGTGATCGACCACTCGACGATCAAACCGGCCACGGCGCGGCACCTGGCCGCGGCGCTGGCCGCGCGCGGCATGCACTTCCTCGATGCGCCGGTGAGCGGCGGCCAGATTGGCGCGCAGAACGGCACGCTGACCACCATGGTGGGCGGTGACGCCGCCGCGCTGGAAACGGCCCGACCGGCCCTGGCAGCCTTTAGTAAGGCGATCACGCACATCGGCGGGCCGGGGGCGGGCCAGGTAGCCAAGTGCTGCAACCAGATGATGGTGGCGGCGCAAATGGCGGTCATGGCCGAGCTGCTGATCCTGGCTCGCAAAGCCGAGGTGGACGCGCAGAAGGTGGTGGCCGCCATCCGCGGCGGCGCCGCCCAATGCTGGACGCTGGACAATAAGCCGCAGCTGCTCTTCGAGGGCAAGCGCCAGCCAGGCTTCAAAGCCTATATGCAGGTGAAGGATCTGGGCATCGTGATGGAAACCGCCAAGGAGTTGGGCATGCCGCTGCCCGCCACCGCTGCCAACACACAACTTTTCAACGCCATGATGGCGCTGGGCATGCAAGACCTGGATAACTCCGCCATAGTAGGCGTGATGGAGCAGTTAGCAGGCGTGGAGCTGCTATGA
- the era gene encoding GTPase Era, giving the protein MKVMTFKAGYVSVLGRPNVGKSTLMNALLGQKVAAVSSKPQTTRRNQLGILTTEKAQMIFVDTPGVHQRRSKLGDFMNADAFYALDDGDVLLFLVDASTPPTEEDRGLAERLAARQRQQPLLLALNKIDLVSDEETRSARREQYGALASAVQLLEFSASSGAGLPELLQTLEALLPAGDPFYPPDQITDFWERQIAADLIREAALQSLRDEVPHGIAVRIDEYLERGEQGAKIEATLFVERDSHKGIVVGEGGRMIKKIGQAAREEIEKMSARNVFLELRVKVNEGWRDDELQLERMGYARRKD; this is encoded by the coding sequence ATGAAAGTAATGACATTTAAAGCAGGTTACGTATCCGTTTTGGGCCGCCCCAATGTGGGCAAATCCACCTTGATGAATGCCCTGTTGGGGCAAAAGGTGGCGGCCGTATCTTCCAAGCCGCAAACCACGCGGCGCAACCAACTGGGCATCTTGACCACCGAAAAGGCCCAGATGATCTTTGTTGATACCCCTGGCGTGCACCAGCGCCGCAGCAAGTTGGGCGATTTTATGAACGCCGATGCTTTCTACGCCCTCGATGATGGCGATGTCTTGCTGTTCCTGGTGGATGCTTCCACCCCGCCCACCGAGGAGGATCGCGGCCTGGCGGAACGCCTGGCGGCGCGCCAGCGCCAGCAGCCGCTGCTCTTGGCGCTGAACAAGATCGACCTGGTGAGCGATGAGGAGACGCGCAGCGCACGCCGTGAGCAGTATGGCGCGCTGGCCAGCGCAGTCCAGCTGCTGGAGTTCTCGGCCAGTAGCGGCGCCGGCCTGCCCGAGCTGCTGCAAACGCTGGAAGCCTTGCTGCCCGCGGGCGATCCCTTCTACCCGCCGGACCAAATTACCGATTTTTGGGAGCGCCAGATCGCCGCCGACCTAATCCGCGAGGCGGCGTTGCAATCGCTGCGCGATGAAGTGCCCCACGGCATCGCTGTGCGCATCGACGAGTACCTCGAACGCGGCGAGCAGGGCGCCAAGATCGAGGCCACCCTGTTCGTAGAGCGCGACTCGCATAAGGGCATCGTAGTGGGCGAGGGCGGGCGCATGATCAAGAAAATTGGCCAGGCGGCGCGTGAAGAGATCGAGAAAATGAGCGCACGTAACGTGTTTTTGGAGTTGCGCGTGAAAGTAAACGAAGGCTGGCGTGATGATGAGCTGCAGTTGGAGCGCATGGGCTACGCCCGGAGGAAAGACTGA